In the Halichoerus grypus chromosome 4, mHalGry1.hap1.1, whole genome shotgun sequence genome, one interval contains:
- the C1QL2 gene encoding complement C1q-like protein 2 isoform X1, which translates to MALGLLIAVPLLLQAAPPGAAHYEMMGTCRMICDPYSAAAGGGPAGAKAPPPGPSTAALEVMQDLSANPPPPFIQGPKGDPGRPGKPGPRGPPGEPGPPGPRGPPGEKGDSGRPGLPGLQLTAGATGGVGVVSGGTGGGGDSEGEVTGALSAAFSGPKIAFYVGLKSPHEGYEVLKFDDVVTNLGNHYDPTTGKFSCQVRGIYFFTYHILMRGGDGTSMWADLCKNGQVRASAIAQDADQNYDYASNSVVLHLDSGDEVYVKLDGGKAHGGNNNKYSTFSGFLLYPD; encoded by the exons ATGGCGCTGGGGCTGCTCATCGCCGTGCCGCTGCTGCTGCAGGCGGCGCCCCCCGGCGCGGCGCACTACGAGATGATGGGCACCTGCCGCATGATCTGCGACCCGTACAGCGCCGCAGCCGGCGGGGGGCCCGCGGGCGCCAAGGCGCCGCCGCCCGGACCCAGCACTGCCGCCCTGGAAGTCATGCAGGACCTGAGCGCCAACCCTCCGCCCCCCTTCATCCAGGGACCCAAGGGCGACCCGGGGCGACCCGGCAAGCCGGGGCCGCGGGGGCCCCCTGGAGAGCCGGGCCCGCCTGGACCCAGGGGTCCCCCGGGGGAGAAGGGCGATTCGGGGCGGCCGGGGCTGCCCGGCCTGCAGCTGACGGCGGGCGCGACAGGCGGTGTCGGGGTGGTGAGTGGCGGAACCGGGGGCGGCGGCGACTCCGAAGGCGAAGTGACCGGCGCGCTGAGCGCCGCCTTCAGCGGTCCCAAGATCGCCTTCTACGTGGGTCTTAAGAGCCCCCACGAAGGCTACGAGGTGCTCAAGTTCGACGACGTGGTCACCAATCTCGGCAATCACTACGACCCCACCACCGGCAAGTTCAGCTGCCAGGTGCGCGGCATCTACTTCTTCACCTACCACATCCTCATGCGCGGCGGCGACGGCACCAGCATGTGGGCGGACCTCTGCAAGAACGGGCAG GTCCGGGCCAGTGCCATCGCTCAGGACGCCGACCAGAACTACGACTACGCTAGTAACAGCGTGGTGCTGCACCTCGATTCAGGGGACGAGGTGTACGTGAAGCTGGACGGCGGGAAGGCGCACggaggcaacaacaacaaatacagCACATTCTCGGGCTTTCTTCTGTACCCGGATTAG
- the C1QL2 gene encoding complement C1q-like protein 2 isoform X3, whose protein sequence is MALGLLIAVPLLLQAAPPGAAHYEMMGTCRMICDPYSAAAGGGPAGAKAPPPGPSTAALEVMQDLSANPPPPFIQGPKGDPGRPGKPGPRGPPGEPGPPGPRGPPGEKGDSGRPGLPGLQLTAGATGGEVTGALSAAFSGPKIAFYVGLKSPHEGYEVLKFDDVVTNLGNHYDPTTGKFSCQVRGIYFFTYHILMRGGDGTSMWADLCKNGQVRASAIAQDADQNYDYASNSVVLHLDSGDEVYVKLDGGKAHGGNNNKYSTFSGFLLYPD, encoded by the exons ATGGCGCTGGGGCTGCTCATCGCCGTGCCGCTGCTGCTGCAGGCGGCGCCCCCCGGCGCGGCGCACTACGAGATGATGGGCACCTGCCGCATGATCTGCGACCCGTACAGCGCCGCAGCCGGCGGGGGGCCCGCGGGCGCCAAGGCGCCGCCGCCCGGACCCAGCACTGCCGCCCTGGAAGTCATGCAGGACCTGAGCGCCAACCCTCCGCCCCCCTTCATCCAGGGACCCAAGGGCGACCCGGGGCGACCCGGCAAGCCGGGGCCGCGGGGGCCCCCTGGAGAGCCGGGCCCGCCTGGACCCAGGGGTCCCCCGGGGGAGAAGGGCGATTCGGGGCGGCCGGGGCTGCCCGGCCTGCAGCTGACGGCGGGCGCGACAGGCG GCGAAGTGACCGGCGCGCTGAGCGCCGCCTTCAGCGGTCCCAAGATCGCCTTCTACGTGGGTCTTAAGAGCCCCCACGAAGGCTACGAGGTGCTCAAGTTCGACGACGTGGTCACCAATCTCGGCAATCACTACGACCCCACCACCGGCAAGTTCAGCTGCCAGGTGCGCGGCATCTACTTCTTCACCTACCACATCCTCATGCGCGGCGGCGACGGCACCAGCATGTGGGCGGACCTCTGCAAGAACGGGCAG GTCCGGGCCAGTGCCATCGCTCAGGACGCCGACCAGAACTACGACTACGCTAGTAACAGCGTGGTGCTGCACCTCGATTCAGGGGACGAGGTGTACGTGAAGCTGGACGGCGGGAAGGCGCACggaggcaacaacaacaaatacagCACATTCTCGGGCTTTCTTCTGTACCCGGATTAG
- the C1QL2 gene encoding complement C1q-like protein 2 isoform X2, whose amino-acid sequence MALGLLIAVPLLLQAAPPGAAHYEMMGTCRMICDPYSAAAGGGPAGAKAPPPGPSTAALEVMQDLSANPPPPFIQGPKGDPGRPGKPGPRGPPGEPGPPGPRGPPGEKGDSGRPGLPGLGGTGGGGDSEGEVTGALSAAFSGPKIAFYVGLKSPHEGYEVLKFDDVVTNLGNHYDPTTGKFSCQVRGIYFFTYHILMRGGDGTSMWADLCKNGQVRASAIAQDADQNYDYASNSVVLHLDSGDEVYVKLDGGKAHGGNNNKYSTFSGFLLYPD is encoded by the exons ATGGCGCTGGGGCTGCTCATCGCCGTGCCGCTGCTGCTGCAGGCGGCGCCCCCCGGCGCGGCGCACTACGAGATGATGGGCACCTGCCGCATGATCTGCGACCCGTACAGCGCCGCAGCCGGCGGGGGGCCCGCGGGCGCCAAGGCGCCGCCGCCCGGACCCAGCACTGCCGCCCTGGAAGTCATGCAGGACCTGAGCGCCAACCCTCCGCCCCCCTTCATCCAGGGACCCAAGGGCGACCCGGGGCGACCCGGCAAGCCGGGGCCGCGGGGGCCCCCTGGAGAGCCGGGCCCGCCTGGACCCAGGGGTCCCCCGGGGGAGAAGGGCGATTCGGGGCGGCCGGGGCTGCCCGGCCT TGGCGGAACCGGGGGCGGCGGCGACTCCGAAGGCGAAGTGACCGGCGCGCTGAGCGCCGCCTTCAGCGGTCCCAAGATCGCCTTCTACGTGGGTCTTAAGAGCCCCCACGAAGGCTACGAGGTGCTCAAGTTCGACGACGTGGTCACCAATCTCGGCAATCACTACGACCCCACCACCGGCAAGTTCAGCTGCCAGGTGCGCGGCATCTACTTCTTCACCTACCACATCCTCATGCGCGGCGGCGACGGCACCAGCATGTGGGCGGACCTCTGCAAGAACGGGCAG GTCCGGGCCAGTGCCATCGCTCAGGACGCCGACCAGAACTACGACTACGCTAGTAACAGCGTGGTGCTGCACCTCGATTCAGGGGACGAGGTGTACGTGAAGCTGGACGGCGGGAAGGCGCACggaggcaacaacaacaaatacagCACATTCTCGGGCTTTCTTCTGTACCCGGATTAG